A genomic region of Enterobacteriaceae endosymbiont of Macroplea mutica contains the following coding sequences:
- a CDS encoding NifU family protein, translating to MNKKIEQNNNIQKLETQIRSYIINIINPILLKHGGSLQLKTVTIEKVALVKFVGGCQGCAMSQHTLNNWIVKELLNNFTELTNVQDITIHDINHFTYYK from the coding sequence ATGAATAAAAAAATAGAACAAAATAATAATATACAAAAACTAGAAACACAAATCAGATCTTATATAATAAATATTATTAATCCTATATTATTAAAACATGGTGGTTCTTTACAGTTAAAAACTGTAACAATAGAAAAAGTTGCTTTAGTAAAATTTGTAGGTGGTTGTCAAGGATGTGCTATGAGTCAACATACTTTAAATAATTGGATTGTAAAAGAATTATTAAATAATTTTACAGAATTAACTAATGTTCAAGATATTACTATACATGATATAAATCATTTTACATATTATAAATAA
- a CDS encoding homoserine O-succinyltransferase yields MPVIVPQHLPVIKNLSSKNLLIFSNMKNNILQKYSSCKIINIVLLNLMYDKINTENQIIKILSQSSSLIKLTLLNIDHIPSNNINTNMHIKNFYTTLNKIFDKYYDGLIITGAPLGLINFTDVRYWDEFIRVIYWSLDHVKSILSICWSVQAILYILYHIPKNTNYKKIIGIFKHQIANKNHYLIQGFDDYFFVPHSRYANFSINFIKKYKYFDILSYSEKAGVYIFTDYKYIFVTGHPEYDRYTLAKEYNDYIKKNIYIDIPYHYFINNDITSKPTNRWKSHGYLLFMNWIFNLIHI; encoded by the coding sequence ATGCCTGTTATAGTTCCTCAACATCTACCGGTTATTAAAAACTTATCTAGTAAAAATTTATTAATTTTTTCTAATATGAAAAATAATATTCTACAAAAATATTCATCATGTAAAATAATTAATATTGTTTTATTGAATTTAATGTATGATAAAATAAATACAGAGAATCAAATAATCAAAATACTATCACAGTCATCATCTCTTATAAAATTAACATTGTTAAATATTGATCATATTCCATCAAATAATATCAATACTAATATGCATATAAAAAATTTTTACACTACATTAAATAAAATTTTTGATAAATATTATGATGGTTTAATTATTACAGGAGCACCGTTAGGACTTATAAACTTTACAGATGTAAGATATTGGGATGAATTTATTCGTGTAATATATTGGTCATTAGATCATGTAAAATCTATTTTATCTATTTGTTGGTCTGTACAAGCTATTTTATATATTTTATATCATATACCTAAAAATACGAATTATAAAAAAATAATAGGTATATTTAAACATCAAATAGCAAACAAAAATCATTACTTAATACAAGGATTTGATGATTATTTTTTCGTACCTCATTCACGATATGCGAATTTTTCTATTAATTTTATTAAAAAATACAAATATTTTGATATTCTATCATATTCGGAAAAAGCTGGTGTATATATATTTACAGATTATAAATATATATTTGTGACAGGACATCCAGAATATGATCGTTATACTCTGGCAAAAGAATATAATGATTATATTAAAAAAAATATATATATTGATATTCCTTATCATTATTTTATAAATAATGATATTACATCAAAACCTACTAATAGATGGAAAAGTCATGGATATTTATTATTTATGAATTGGATTTTTAATTTAATACACATTTAA